A region of the Bradysia coprophila strain Holo2 unplaced genomic scaffold, BU_Bcop_v1 contig_232, whole genome shotgun sequence genome:
tttgaTTAACATTGAATTCTCTGAAAATTACCTGGGAAACAGACACAACTGCAAGAACTGTGTTATGGTCTCATTCTTGGCAGACTTTGCCGATCTGGACAAAAACCAACTGTCTTTTTCCTGATTCAACCGATGCATGATCTTCTCAACGTGATCGGTTTGCTTTTTCCGTTCATCCTGTAACTTATCGATCAACGCTAGGTAACGTTCCTGCTCCTTGCGGCCTTTGGATAAGTTCTGTAAAATGTTCTCGATAAGATATCGGTTTGCTTGACCGGCAAAGAAGACTTCACTTACCATATCTTTCGAGTCCAAAACGCTCAGCGATTGTTCctttattttctgtatttcTTTCTGGTAACTGTCCACCGGGACAAGGAGATCGTACATACTCAACGACCAGAATGTGACCAAAAACTGTGGGCTAATATCTTCCCATACTTTGGATGGATGTAATGGACGAACGGATTCAACGATCGGTGATATTATTGCCGATGTTGCCTCTAAATACTTTTCCTGCTTTTGTACCGTTGACAATTTCTTTGTACTTGTGTCAGCCTTACGAAGTTGATCATACTTTTGCTACAAGAATTTCATTTAGTCATTAGCGACTGTAAAATGTCTGGTCTGAAACGCTATAAATTACTCACATTGATCTGATGTGTGAACATTGGTCGAGCCAAAAAGAACGCTACGTCCGAATGTATGTGATACTCCTGCAACATGCTGTGAATCGATGGCAAACGCTCCATATATTCATCGACTGAATATGTTGAGCCAAGGAATGTACCAAACTGCACCAGCGTATCTTGACATTGGTCGTACAGTTTTCCCACCAATTTCAAGTGGCTGTGAGCTGTTTCGCGATAAATCACACAGTGTTTCTGCTGTGCCATCAGCAGACACAATGTTACGGCTAAGTCATTGCTGGCAAGCGCTTCCTTGAGACGTAGTGACGATTTTTTCGTGTTGCGCACTTGACTGAAATATCCGGCCTGAATACAGGGAGTGGGAGATAGatgtgaaattttgttgactCGAGGCtaaaatgattcaaaatttACTTCGCTGCGTAATAATTCACCGCCGGACATAGCATTCAACTGTTCCAAAGTCATCTCTTCGGTAGCTTCGATTCCAGTCATTTTTTGTACTACTTCCTTCAGTATCAGCAAATCCAAACTggaaaattacgaaaagtCATTAGAACATCACAACCAACTATGACCAGAAATCGTTTATCGTTTACCTTTTATGTGAtttcaattgatttgccaCGTACTGCAGCAAGCCACTCAGTTCGATGTTGTACTTTTTATAGATGGAACCGCAGAAGTTCGCCGAACTTTGCAACCACATCGATATCGATGTACCGTCGTGCTTGAAACGATTTTTGTCAGCTTGTGCAAGTGCTTCGATAAGACAATATCCCAATACGTCATACGACAATGATGTTAAATATTTGAGCGAATCGACGACCGGTCCAATCAAATTGtcgtaaatttgaatttggatGAGAATCTACGAGAAGGGGGGCGAAAAATGGTTGAATTGAACACAGTGCCGCAACAatacaacgaaaatatttacgtAGTCAAACAAAAATCCGGGAGAACAGTGACTCAGCTTTCCGATGGATCGACCGACTGGTTTCACATTCTCCTTGCTCACTCTTTTCATCAGagctttgattttcttttgtgcaGCTCCACGTCGTCGTATTAGCTTAGGATGCACCAAAAATGTGTCGTTCTTCCACCGGCCGTACAAGCTATATCTGTAACACGCAACGCATATATCAGTGTGTTTAGAATGTGTACAAGGGCTGGTGTGCTGCACGGAAACGAACCTGATGTGATATGGCAGAAATTTGACCACCGACCAAATCTCCTCGGCAACGCAACAGTTACATTCCATATACGACAGTGCGGGCAGTATTGACGAATCGAGAAGGGTCATGATGTCGAAATACAATAGCTCGTCGTCGGGTGTTTTTGGTGATGTTGATGGATCCACCGACATGTCCGTTAAAATGACTCGACACAGTCGAACGAGCTTGTACAATAACACCGGATCGAGGAACAGCGACGGTCCCAGCTGAACAGCCATTGGAAACGCATTGACACGCAAATCGAACAAAGATTTTGCCTAGAACGGaagttttttggttttcttttttgttttcagatATTTTCTCCTCCATTTGCATGGTGTCGAAATGGCCATTGAAATTCACCTGTGGCGTTGACAGTTTGTTTGTGTTGCTGGTGTAGATTCGTTCCTTTCGACTCGGTGTTACCGAACATTTGGATACGTAAACGGGATCGATGACGCGATGAATCAAATCGCACAACGCGAGAGCAACATTTTCGCGTACCAAAACGGAatattttggcaatttttcgatcaatttcTGCGCAGTTTGCCAATCTCCGACGTGCAGCAGAGCCTCacataaattccatttttgatTGGTGGCATATTTGTCCTGGAAATAATCAGTGATCGACGGTTgagtttcgatttttttaaactttattttcgGTTGAGTTGTTTTGTGAAGGATGGGATAATTGGTGGCTCCAATAATGCATAAAACTGCGTTACATATCAAATTTGTTGCTCTGTTTTCGGTAAGcttttcattagttttagtTTTCGTGTTGTTGTATTGGTCTGTACTGTACATCCAATTATATCCTACATACACCAGACCAGTGGATGTATTTTCTTACACCTCAAAGCCGTCGTTTGTGAAACATTTTGGATCGTTGATAATTCCTGTTGCTTACAGGATGATAACATATTAAAATCAGTGTCCAATATAACCTAGCCACATTCAATACTAGAGATTTGATAGATGAGTTGTCTAATGTCACAGGTTTTGCAGGTTTTTTCTTGTCCAGAGTGAAAGTTATCGTATCGGCAAGTGGTTCTCAATAACCTACTCAAAACGTATATCACTTTTGTAGTGTTACTTTACATTTTAGGTGCTACAGCCCTTCAACGAAATTGATTTGATCGATAACATCAATGTAACGTTGCTTAAGTTAGAGTGGTCCTAATGTCGTTAACACACTAGCAATGCGATGCTGAGATCGAAAACTacgctgcgttttccattgtactCTGATATGTAGCATAAACAATGGAAATCGCAGCATAATTGCTGATCTCAGCAAAGCAAAGTGCTTTGGTCTTTGCTCATCGATCGTTTTTGATAAGAAATCGCTTTCAGATAAGATTCATTAAAATACCAGTAACATTACTACTGTCATTTGAACTATCGTTAATATGTAAATTTACTATTATTTCGTGATGCATGCCAGCATTTCAAGTTTGGTTTTATCTCGTTTGAGTCGTGTGGAACCTTCAGTTGTACCTGACGTAAGGACTAACATTTTCCATAACCAAGTAAACTCTATTCATTGAAAATCTCGTTCAAACCTGTGGTGCATGAGAAGAGATTGACAGTTGATTTATTGTGGATGATATcgacgaaaaattcaattgaaattaggACTGAAAAATTTAGTCAAACTAGGATgacaataaatgaattttagatGTAGGAAAGCTCTTCCTTGAAGTGGAAtgtcattttctttttattcattaatttaatcTCTTTGCCTCAACATTTACGGCAAAAAGCACTAAGAGCATTAACGGGAAGTTCGAAGATCAGTAAACGTAAAGCCTGATCTCGTTAACATGGCTTCATTTCCAAGCTGTGAGGTCATACTAccttcaaatttttgtacaagCCTGAATTAAGTTCAGGTCTGTCCTGATTAGTATATTAGGGTTTCATGTCATACACGGTCAGGTGACAgcaaataaacagaaaaagaaaGTGTGGACAGAAATAGTCAGGCTTATAAATAGGTAGCCGCTTTTGAGGAGTGGGGTCTTGCTATAAAAAGATTCTCTCCGACTATGTGGTCCAATAAAACGTTTCCTTacccaacaaaaatcaatcTTTACATTCCCCTTTACCCTCTGGAATTCAAACTGTGGCTTTTGCTATTCTTTACCAAAAACGACTAGAGTCAGCCCTACAGGTAAACTTGTCCCATTTGTGCTGGTTTGATGGAATCAAAATTACTTtgcgcaaaaattaaaaatgaaaaataattttggctTACGACAGCATGCATAACAACCCAATAAACGATCATCATAATGCAGTGGCGCTCCGACATTTTGAGTGTATCACTGCTTCGAATTCGGCACGTTTGTCAGGTAGTGTACATATTACAAGTTGCTGCGTCCTTCCATCGCATTTGCTTCTCTTCGATTCACATAAAATGAACACTTCACTTGATTTTAATCAATCGTTCGAGTCTTGTAATGTCAAttgattcacaaaatttagtgCACTTATTGTCTGTTTATCGGTGTCATTGAACTTTGTTGTTTATTCGCCGACGTTGATTCCACGGTATCGTTTCAGTGTCTTGCGTTTCAGTGACGTATTTTTCGCTTTTCTGGTCCCATTTTGAACAGGTACAGCTGTGTTATTCGGTGCTGGTATGCATTTcatttgaatcaattttctttgtatcGCATGTCTCTGCTTTTATATCTTATTAATCCATTTGTCTTGTCCAAATCGATTTTAAGTGTTTGTTAAGTGGTAAATGACCATTGGGTTGTGATAGTGTGTGTCTACTTATTCTGGCCGTGACATCCGTTTAATAACTTTGCGTAAGTAATGCAATTTGTAGCATTCGCCCATAACTAACAAACACCCAGCTATGACACTCGTTCGAAATTTCAGCATCCAGTTGTTTGCGCCATAATACTTTCTATTCAACTGCTTGTGTTCTGTGATAGCAAATAACTTGTGTGGTATCGTCGAATCCTTCGGATTTTGTTATTACTGGCATATTGGATCGACTGCCTCGAATTGCTCTTTCTACATTCTCAGTACAAATTTCAGTTCTTCCATCTGGACCAACAAATCTTCGTCTCTTGTTTTAACATTGAGTCGCTTTTATCgataccatcaaaaaatcagcCGAATGAGCTCAGATAGTTTACAGTGTATCGGCGTCCAAGACACGCACATTACTATGATCCGCGCAATATTATCCAAACATCGAGACcacaacgaaacgaaaactaCACTTTCCGAATGGCTTAACACGATTAGAGcacacaaatttggtttttgaatTGGCGCAGCGCAGATTTTTATGCAGATTTATGGCAGTCAAAAATAGTAATCCGAAAAAAGTATTTACGTCATTTTCCTCTTTTTCCACTTCCGCTTCCGGTtctttattgttgttgttgatcgAAATAACGTTCAGCTTGCGAACGTACTCCTTTGCATCATCTAAATCTGTTTCCCAGTCAATTTGGATGCTTTTGTCAGTTGGACTTAACTGGAATTGTGAAAAAGTGCACCGTTAATTGTGAAACATTCGGCGAATCAAAATTCGCATCTTCATTACCCATGAGTATATATCGTccaaagaaataattttactcTGGAGCAGCAGTGCCGTGATGACATACAACGAGGATGGTGTCTTGCTGTCAGAGAAGTGGCGATATTTGTATCCGAGCACCTCGCAAATGATGTTACCATTCGGCATGTACGCTTTGAGCAAACCAATGAACAGTTTGTTTTGTTCGGGACGTGTTTCGAATGACTCCAAAATTATGTCAAGCACACGATTCGGGTCCAAATTGAAGCAGCctttaaaaacataaaaaatttttcacttacGTTGCCTTTGAAGTCGGAAATGTGGTAAAACAACTTACCAATCAGCGATgtgataattttcaataaatgatCGACTGATACATTGGTTGTGGGATCTTGATTGAGTTCGGTTATCAATTTTGCGTAGCCTTCGCTCTCTTCACGGAACAAATTGAATCTTCTCTGTTTGTAGCTaagtaataaaatgtttgaaatattcGTTTTCCATTCGTTTTTGGAACGGCTAGCCATCGACAAAAATGACAGAACAGGGCGATGAGCCCGCTCCCAGAACATAATCtatgttaaaaattgaaattaatgcaGCAGTTACAGCAGTGACACGCTAGCCGTTCGGGAAAGgtttaaataaaagaatgaGAGGGTCTAAATTGAGGCGAATTTGCGTAATTGAATGAGCTGGATAAGTAGCATGCGAGTTGCGAGTACATGAGAGTTGTTTTGATTTACAAAATCGATTTGCGATTCTGAAAAAATGGGGTGGTTGAAGAATGTCGATCAactaacaattttcaaatgtaatttttctcCGCTCAACACGTAGACCTTCAATTTTAACTACGGAGCTCCCTTCTTTAAGATTAAATAGAGCCCAGGCCTATGAGCAAACAACTTCCCATTTTCAAGCTCAGTtctaacgaaaataaaatacaaaaactttGTCCCCATCCTGggaaaataatgaagtaacgAAAGAAAAGTTTGATGTGAACATTGAACTTACTATAGTTTGGTTTTGACCTTGATAAATTTCGTgtaaaacgttttgtttttgatggTTCCAACGTCTTGAAGAGTGTCGATCTCCAACCGTTccttcaacaatttttccgATAGAAATTTCTCCACTTCTTTGATGATTTGGCAGAATGTGCCACGATCTGGCGCTCCATCTGTATTCAGTCCAGTCGACGTTTCCGCATCCAATATACCAATGATGTCCAAAATAATTGATGGAAAATCAGTGTGCATCAACTGGTGATTAAggtaatgatttattgacATAATCTCTGGTTACAGAATGCAAGAGTCAATTTACCGATATCTCTTGTAGTGTCGACAGCACCAAATCTTTTTTGATTAGTCCTTTGCATCCCAACGATAGGAGATCGTAGATCGCACGGAAAAATATGTTCTTCTTATCTGCTCCACAAAACAGTGGAGAGCTTTGACTCTTTACCAAAGTCGACAATTGTTTCTTGCTGTCGAAAGAAAGATGAATTATGAATGCGTCAATGAACCAAAATGCCGTGTTATATGCGACGAAATAGGATCTGAATCAGTCGTAGAAGTACAAACTATTGATATTCGATTGAGCGATTGAATTTGTCGACCTTGACATTATGAGCTTTTTAGTTGAGTTTACACGGCACGATCAGCGTTCATTCGTATATGGGCGCTTATATTCATTGAGCTACAGTAGCTAGTAACTATTCTAGCTAATTCAGTCGTTCGTTGATTGCTGAAgtgatgaaatttaaataaaaatggacaatatttgagaatattctCTAGGTACCGTCGTCAGAATACTgtaaaaatgggaaatttcCCAAGAAAATAAATCATTGCAAAATCGCCGTCCATAACCAAAACTTTCTAATATTTTGGTTTTGAGACGGTCTACAAACTGAAAAACTCCAAGTGTCTATTTTTGTAAACAACCAAGGCGATAAATCAAAAGACATTCGAAAATAGAACGATTTCGTTTGAACAATAAACGGATCCTCACTGTCGTTGTTCGATTATGAATATTTCGAGTagataaaatgatttttaaaataaaaacaaaacattgtaGGTATGTGTATTTCGTCAAAGGTCGTAATTTAACACGCGTACGCATTATATACCAAGCTAAAGAAAATAGCGTAGCCAACAAAAGTAAACAAGTCAAGGTTTCGATAAGTAGCAGATTATCTTGCGGGAAGTGAAAATTATTGACAATCATACGGTAGGCATGATTAAAATGTGGAAGAAATCTTATTAAACAATAGATTTTGAACACAATGCGTAATGTAATGTtttaccaagaaaaaaaaaacaaagtcaATGACTGTCATTTCAATAGCTTTTTTCAGCGAAATCTCCCAttgttttcaatcaaattcatgACTCAATGGAAAATAAACACTTTGCGCATAAGGCgatcaacaaatatttacttacaaatcactttttccatttctttccCATAATTTTATAGCTTCACATTTTTTCTCCGCCATTATATTACACTCTGCAACGGTATGGTACCCAACACTACGACCACTAccaattcaaagaaattttatttttgtcaagttgATTCCTCTTGTAACCCTTGCACagctgaaaatttttatggaGATATTTTGACACTTCACACTTTTCTGATCAGCCAATCAGAATGCTTTATTTTCCcagtggtgtattttgtaaaGTGGCGGCCACTTTCGAATTGTCTTAATTcgatttaaaatgaaaatttaaaatcgattttggtcattaaaattctttatttgttTGGGAGACGTTGTACTTTGGTTTGAAAAACAAGTTTAAAACACTACAGAGTCGATATatgcaaaaaaatatgttgGAATGATAATTTGCGAAACTCTGATTTCAGAAAGGCGCttaaatgtttgaatattACCCTGacatttaaaatgtcaaaaacatcttaatacaatttcatttgtACAGAATCATCTTTTtcacaaaactgaattctagatttttagaaatttatttggaggcattccacgactatttaagtaaagtccagggtgccgaaagttgacaagccgcaattattttgaatgtgttatggataatcagtcaaaaaaaacccttaaagggtaaatgtgacgcaagtcctttatcttacttacaaaataactgatatcgcgtcgtacgcaaaagttgtatcaacaaaaaattgacccaaaaaatgtgtgaaagaaaattttacaaaaagaaatttgcgtcacaagtggcagatgttgaggaacacccgcctgaagtagttgcaaaagaagttgcaaaattcgtaaaaggaaaatgttttttgcgacaacttttgcaactacttcaaacGACTGGGAGCAACCCGAAGTAGTTGTGAAAgaagttgcaaaatttgtaaaaggaaaatatttttgcaacaagttttgcaactacttcaaaaggcTGTTCTATTCATTTAAAGTGTATTCGACTACATGAGAGTACAGCCTCTCTTTACATTTCAACGACTCTCTTATAGTGTATTTTTGACTCGGATGAAAAACGGTCATTACGGTCAAATAGAAAAGTTAAAGCCGAAGGCGATCCTTGCATTAGTAACGAGTGGTATCGTCTCGGTTTTATAATCATAGGTACATAGGTGGATCGAATCCGGATCGTGGAACTGTAAATTTTTACTTCGAATCATTCCACTTCAAGGTGTCCACATTCCCGGACAGCGGCAGGGAATATTTCGGACAGCAAGTACAATTTATCTCTGAAATGATAGTTTTTCGAAGCTAAAAATGACTAAGAAAATTCAACGCATCGATCGCGTAcataacaaaagttttttctgTTGAGAACATGTGAAACGATGTGGAACAAAGGGGGGAACTGTATGACGTAAAACTCATAAAAAGTTTAATAATTGTGTTGATTgtacacttaaaaagaaaaaaggtttttagaAGGTTTTTCCAAAGCTTtgagcatag
Encoded here:
- the LOC119077130 gene encoding THO complex subunit 2 isoform X1 is translated as MAEKKCEAIKLWERNGKSDFKKQLSTLVKSQSSPLFCGADKKNIFFRAIYDLLSLGCKGLIKKDLVLSTLQEISLMHTDFPSIILDIIGILDAETSTGLNTDGAPDRGTFCQIIKEVEKFLSEKLLKERLEIDTLQDVGTIKNKTFYTKFIKVKTKLYYKQRRFNLFREESEGYAKLITELNQDPTTNVSVDHLLKIITSLIGCFNLDPNRVLDIILESFETRPEQNKLFIGLLKAYMPNGNIICEVLGYKYRHFSDSKTPSSLYVITALLLQSKIISLDDIYSWLSPTDKSIQIDWETDLDDAKEYVRKLNVISINNNNKEPEAEVEKEENDDKYATNQKWNLCEALLHVGDWQTAQKLIEKLPKYSVLVRENVALALCDLIHRVIDPVYVSKCSVTPSRKERIYTSNTNKLSTPQAKSLFDLRVNAFPMAVQLGPSLFLDPVLLYKLVRLCRVILTDMSVDPSTSPKTPDDELLYFDIMTLLDSSILPALSYMECNCCVAEEIWSVVKFLPYHIRYSLYGRWKNDTFLVHPKLIRRRGAAQKKIKALMKRVSKENVKPVGRSIGKLSHCSPGFLFDYILIQIQIYDNLIGPVVDSLKYLTSLSYDVLGYCLIEALAQADKNRFKHDGTSISMWLQSSANFCGSIYKKYNIELSGLLQYVANQLKSHKSLDLLILKEVVQKMTGIEATEEMTLEQLNAMSGGELLRSEAGYFSQVRNTKKSSLRLKEALASNDLAVTLCLLMAQQKHCVIYRETAHSHLKLVGKLYDQCQDTLVQFGTFLGSTYSVDEYMERLPSIHSMLQEYHIHSDVAFFLARPMFTHQINQKYDQLRKADTSTKKLSTVQKQEKYLEATSAIISPIVESVRPLHPSKVWEDISPQFLVTFWSLSMYDLLVPVDSYQKEIQKIKEQSLSVLDSKDMNLSKGRKEQERYLALIDKLQDERKKQTDHVEKIMHRLNQEKDSWFLSRSAKSAKNETITQFLQLCLFPRCTFTAMDAVYCAKFVHTIHTLKTANFSTLLCYDRIFCDITYSVTSCTENEATRYGRFLCAMLETVMRWHKSSQTFNSECANFPGFVTKFRVSNQFSEANDHVGYENYRHVCHKWHYKITKAMVFCLESKDYMQIRNALIILMRILPHFPMLVKLAQIIERKVEKVREEEKNKRQDLFVLASSYIGQLKTRSADMVHESQFHQVADKPNKEVAETSKPSVNGNATEPKEPVVEKKIKPIAAPAEKEVKKERESNGKVQEPPVVVLDKKSSKEQKREEKQREKEEKEIETRKRDRDRSEKRRDRKTASPATNYYDLATNDRYYTTDQYEPTDRERDRDLSSISNSSNGSTNRRQESPDHDREVKRRKVDSSLKKSLDDGPIIFDDTKKERTTKSKDKKEKSWDDGDVRKEKKVSRKREK